From Parasphaerochaeta coccoides DSM 17374, a single genomic window includes:
- a CDS encoding peptide ABC transporter ATPase, giving the protein MRTMNRVFRYAFWKFKGIKVYALVGRSGTGKSFRSKLVAEKYNIELIIDDGLLIRGDRILAGSSAKQEPNFLTAVKTALFDDLQKQSDVINALQKEKYHRILIIGTSEKMVRKIAARLNLPEPEKIFHIEEIATKEEIDTAMRIRYTEGKHVIPVPTIEITRNYPQIVYDSLSVFFRSKLKLPWLKKKVFEKTIVRPRFSKHGRVAVSDVALTQMVVHCLNEFDTHLKVKKVSVQLLPEGYNLTVKLRVPISHRISSTLQELQVYIAESLERYGSIATTGVNLEIEEWGM; this is encoded by the coding sequence ATGAGAACAATGAATCGAGTTTTTCGTTATGCTTTCTGGAAGTTCAAAGGAATAAAGGTTTATGCCCTGGTTGGACGTAGCGGAACAGGAAAGAGTTTCCGCTCAAAACTTGTCGCTGAAAAATACAACATAGAGCTGATCATTGATGATGGACTTCTGATACGTGGAGACAGGATACTCGCGGGAAGCTCGGCCAAGCAGGAGCCTAATTTCCTGACTGCGGTGAAAACTGCTCTTTTTGATGACCTCCAGAAGCAAAGTGATGTAATCAATGCCCTCCAGAAGGAAAAATATCACAGAATTCTCATCATCGGAACAAGCGAGAAAATGGTTCGGAAAATTGCGGCTCGCCTCAATCTGCCTGAGCCTGAGAAGATATTCCATATCGAGGAAATCGCCACCAAGGAAGAAATCGACACCGCCATGCGGATACGCTACACCGAAGGCAAGCATGTCATCCCCGTCCCTACCATAGAGATAACCCGCAATTATCCCCAGATTGTCTATGATTCTCTCAGCGTTTTTTTCAGAAGCAAGCTCAAGTTGCCATGGTTGAAGAAAAAAGTCTTTGAAAAAACGATAGTACGTCCTCGATTCAGCAAGCATGGCAGGGTCGCCGTCAGTGACGTAGCCCTCACACAGATGGTAGTTCACTGCCTCAATGAATTTGACACCCATCTGAAAGTAAAAAAAGTCTCCGTACAACTACTTCCGGAAGGCTACAACCTGACCGTGAAGTTGCGTGTGCCAATTTCCCACAGAATTTCATCGACGCTCCAGGAACTGCAAGTTTATATTGCTGAGAGTCTGGAAAGATATGGCAGCATAGCAACGACCGGCGTGAACCTTGAAATTGAAGAATGGGGCATGTAA
- the rsxC gene encoding electron transport complex subunit RsxC: protein MIRSVTFRRGGVHPVDSKSFSVNVAITRMPMPSELVIPLGAHIGAPSTCLVKAGDRVVRGQKIGQSTGNVSTNVHSSATGEVRAIREIHLFNGAVCQAVVIAPDAIQPDMDGTAASTAPEWKTLTPAELSALIHEMGVVGAGGAAFPTHVKLAVPPGRRLDALIINGSECEPYVTADHRLMLEHADELLEGIAILKRILSPPAVYIGIEKNKMDAVTLLQDKISAQGLAITVCPLQTKYPEGDEKILINAILGREIPQGKLPIDAGAIVTNVSTVYAIRQGCACKMPFIDRVITVTGECIARPANLLVPIGVKVRDVVEYCGGYSSTPGKLITGGPMMGFEVDEDAPVTKGMDGIVALPSVPVRPTTPCISCGRCLDACPVGLSPTTMFKLIASGNIKAALGLNLMDCRECGACAYVCPAHIPLAAGFSWGKKMRRTV, encoded by the coding sequence ATGATACGAAGCGTGACGTTCAGGCGTGGTGGAGTTCATCCGGTGGATTCAAAGTCATTTTCAGTAAACGTGGCGATTACCCGCATGCCCATGCCGTCGGAACTGGTCATTCCTCTCGGTGCGCACATCGGTGCGCCTTCCACGTGTCTTGTAAAAGCGGGCGACAGAGTGGTGAGGGGACAGAAAATTGGTCAGTCTACAGGAAATGTCAGTACGAACGTACATTCGTCCGCCACGGGCGAGGTCAGGGCGATCCGTGAGATACACTTGTTCAATGGGGCAGTGTGCCAAGCGGTTGTCATTGCGCCGGACGCAATCCAGCCTGACATGGACGGTACTGCTGCCAGTACGGCTCCGGAGTGGAAGACGCTGACTCCGGCTGAATTGTCTGCCCTGATTCACGAAATGGGGGTCGTCGGTGCAGGAGGGGCGGCATTCCCGACTCATGTGAAACTTGCCGTACCCCCTGGACGCAGGCTTGATGCCTTGATTATCAACGGCAGTGAATGTGAACCTTATGTGACTGCCGACCATAGGCTCATGCTGGAACATGCCGACGAGTTGCTGGAGGGAATCGCCATCCTGAAGCGTATTCTGTCGCCTCCCGCCGTCTATATAGGCATTGAAAAGAACAAGATGGATGCGGTCACCTTGCTCCAGGATAAAATAAGTGCCCAAGGATTGGCCATCACGGTCTGTCCACTCCAGACAAAGTATCCCGAAGGTGATGAAAAGATTCTGATTAATGCCATACTGGGACGGGAGATTCCCCAAGGCAAGCTGCCCATCGATGCCGGAGCAATCGTAACGAACGTATCCACCGTATATGCCATCCGACAAGGTTGCGCATGCAAGATGCCGTTCATCGACCGGGTTATCACCGTGACAGGCGAGTGCATTGCCCGTCCTGCGAATCTCCTGGTGCCGATTGGGGTCAAAGTCCGCGATGTGGTGGAATACTGCGGGGGATATTCCTCGACTCCCGGTAAACTTATTACCGGAGGCCCCATGATGGGCTTCGAGGTTGATGAAGACGCTCCTGTGACCAAGGGCATGGATGGCATCGTCGCATTGCCTTCTGTCCCAGTCAGGCCGACAACCCCATGTATCTCATGCGGTCGATGTCTTGATGCCTGTCCCGTGGGTCTTTCTCCCACGACTATGTTTAAGTTAATTGCCAGCGGAAACATCAAGGCTGCTCTGGGCTTGAATTTAATGGACTGTAGGGAATGCGGGGCTTGTGCCTATGTCTGTCCCGCGCATATACCGCTTGCAGCGGGGTTCTCATGGGGCAAGAAAATGCGGAGGACGGTGTAA